In Rutidosis leptorrhynchoides isolate AG116_Rl617_1_P2 chromosome 2, CSIRO_AGI_Rlap_v1, whole genome shotgun sequence, one genomic interval encodes:
- the LOC139888547 gene encoding uncharacterized protein — translation MPPKQVSQDDVRRWITEGLTEVVAELRCTYKTLSSCEPSSFNGTEGPVGLTLWFEKLESVFRISGCRDADRTKFATSKLSDGALTRWNTYANFVGMDQAFDNPLEDLKRRMIEEYCPYTETVKMEQELQNLKLVSTDLASYNKRFFELALMCPHMVTPEHRKITLYVNGLNEKIQSGVTTSKLRTIQEAIEMGSELID, via the exons ATGCCGCCCAAGCAAGTTTCCCAAGATGATGTTCGTCGGTGGATTACCGAAGGATTGACCGAGGTCGTGGCAGAACTCC GGTGTACGTATAAGACTTTATCGAGTTGTGAACCAAGCTCCTTTAATGGCACCGAAGGTCCAGTTGGTTTGACTCTTTGGTTTGAGAAGCTAGAGTCAGTTTTCCGTATCAGTGGCTGTAGAGATGCGGATAGAACGaagtttgcaacttctaagttatcagATGGCGCCTTGACAAGGTGGAATACTTATGCAAACTTCgtaggtatggatcaggcttttgaCAATCCATTGGAGGATTTGAAACGACGGATGATAGAAGAGTATTGTCCCTACACtgaaactgttaagatggagcAAGAACTCCAAAACTTGAAGCTAGTAAGTACTGATCTGGCCAGTTACAATAAGAGATTCTTTGAGCTTGCTCTCATGTGTCCacatatggttactcccgaacACCGCAAGATCACTCTTTATGTGAACGGTTTGAATGAGAAGATTCAAAGTGGTGTGACTACTTCGAAGCTTAGAACTATACAAGAAGCTATCGAGATGGGTAGTGAGTTAATCGATTAA